ATGGGGAGGGAGCCCTGGAGTCATTTCCGAGGTCGGAATCTCCGGAGCAGACCAGGCTTGATTTCCCTTAGGAATcatgtaataataataaggaaacaTGTCGGCTGCACTCCGCCTTTGTGGGCTAAGTGCAGGACTCGAGAAAGGACTAGTTGGAGCACTCCTGATGGGAACATTGACCCTGAAGCCATCTCTTGAGCTTTTAGAGCCATTTAGGTCTTGATGCTCCTTCCTGGATAACCTCTTGTCAGCATGATCCGTACTGCTTTTTCTGCCTCTCCCATCTCGGCTACCAAACACACTGATATAGAACATGTTAGTAGAGGCATAAGGTTAGCACGAATATGGTACTAAACCAAATTTCAGACATTAAACTGTTTCCGAACAGTGCAACTGCTAAGATGCAAAGAGCATACAGCATTAGTTCGACGCTAACTAATCACAAGGGTGAGGCTGTATGCACGCCAGTTTTGCAGTTCACTAATAAACAATGTCGCAAAAGTCACTAAAATCCGCGCTTTCTTTAGTAGAAAAAACACACAAGCACTCAACCAAAACGTCATCGATTCAGCTAATCCAACTGGAATACAGATTAATTCCCAATTCACACAACAGCCATGAGAAAGTGGCACTTTCTGCAAACCCAGACGAAAGAGGAGCAAAGAATTCGGCCGAGAAGACTTGAAAAGACCAAAAATTAAACACTGCTTGATTATCTACCAGAAGGAAAGGATTCAAGCCAAACTTGCAAATTAATGtgaatcaaaataaaagaattagaCGGGACAAATAACCTGCCCCAAAACAAtagtaaattaataaaatacgaTGCCAAGTATGTTATGAATTATTGAGTTCGAATCGAGACGGAAAATTCACCTCTTAATGGAAGAGTTTGAGCTCGCTCCCCCTCTATCTCGTTCCTCTACGCCTCGGCTCGGCCCGGTCTTCGACGAAGGGAGCGAGTAGTCCACGTAACTGGGCAGCGGCAGCGGCTGCGGCTTTGCCGAGGACGCGGACGCGGACGCGGAAGAGAACCTTGCAGTCGAATAATCGGTGCTGTTGCTCGGAGATCGTATCAGCTGAGAGAGAGGCTCCGGCGCACTGGGCATGTCGGGATCACCCAAATGACGGAGCTTCCGGTGGCGCGTGAGCTTCCTGATGGGACCAAAACGCCACCCGGAGGCGACGTCACTGCTCTTCCTCACATTGCGCGATTCACCGACGGGGGATTTGAACGAGGAAGACGAGGATTGAGAACCAGACGAGGAAGAGAACGAAATGTTAGGCAACCAACGCATTGTAGCACCCAATCATAACTAACTACACTAACGCATATGAATATTTACAAAATGGAGACGAGAGGAAAACCCTAGGACGAGGAGAAGATCCATGGGAGGAACCGTGGATCCTCTTCTTCGTGGAACATGAATACGGAGGGTGTTGCGCAAAGCCTCGATTGCTttcggttctctctctctctcttctcttctcttctctctctcaaacgcGGTTTACAACATACTTCCACGCCAAACAGGAAGGTGGTCTTCATTTTGAGAGGTCAATATGCTCCTCTCCTTCTAACCAAGTCAAGGctctggagagagagagagagagagagagagtcagtgtgtttgtttcttttcttttttagtttaagagaaaaaaactgTTATTTCTGCTATTTTGGATTGAAGATAGTTTGTGCAGTTTCCATGACAGATGGATCTCCCTCCACCTTACCCTGCCACGTGTCACCTTTGGAGGTTttaagttgataaaaaaattcagtttacattttttactttttttgtaatttcataTCTTGGTAATAAATCTAACTTAGATTGTTTTTGTTGTGCAAATTTAAGAACCATGACGTGTGAAACAACAACCttactcttcattttttttatttttatttaatttcatacctattaaaatagttaaaaaaacatataaatttgaTTATGAATAACAACAtccagaataaaataaaaaaaaaaagttttataatgCCAGCAAACTTGCAGAAAGTGTTACATTCAAAattgaaacattaaaaaaatgatatttatagttttagtaTATATACACATCGTGTATtgtctttaaaaaaatagataaatttaaaatttctttaaaataattattttttaaataacagactatattttttttaaatacacaaaatttatatatatcttaaaactatatctaaaagaaaaaaaaaatgcaaacataAATGCTGTGATTTGCAACCTTTAGAGCTTAGGCTGCATTGTGGATTTGGttgagatatattttaatataaataaattgaaatatgtatttaaatatataaaataagttaagatgtgtttaactttttatgacaaattaaaaaagtggtctattatgaaaaattgaaaaattaattatctcatcaataattaatttgaaatgaattgagttcATCTAAATATAATCTCAAAGAGTATCGTAATGGTCCAGAGTGAGCGGTATAAATTGAACATcttgaatttcaattttaacaaaaacttGAATTTGTTAAAGTAAATTCTTCGATTCTATTATTTTCGATTCTATTATTATaagattatttgtgaataacaaaggtaaaagtatttaaaaaataattattatatttaaacttCTATACCATTGATCTAACTAAAAATTCAGAGAGATGAGAATAAGATCAATTCAAACAACTTATTTTCTCACCACATAACCTATCATCAATCGATAGAAAAGGTCAATTTGTTAAGAAGATTACTATTTAACGAGAAAAATATTTGCAGAGGGGTTGAGGACTGACCGACCCAAGTTATCTTTTGACTACATCACCATCCCTATAtgagtaagtatatatataatcgtaaaGTAAATAAACgtaatataatcattttgaaaaagagtaaaatttattattaaaaaattaatttttttcatgtgggtccatattttatttatttttttcaaaacgattatacaATAGTTACACAAATCACGATTAcgaatatattttctttatatatatatataatctttttttttttttttgaatttatccaCTTTGTAGAAATGGTCAACAATATTGTGGGTGAAATCACTTGTCACCATCTGAGGatatttcatgtattttgaaaaatgggGAAAAATAGTTAAGGTACTGGATAATGAAGAATTTAAATCAAAAGTTCCAAAGTTGACTTGGTCTAAAATGAACAAACTCGTggccattttttccttttttttgactaaataaatttgagaagaaaatgtaAAGAGATTAATAACAAGCTGAGCAAACACTTTTTAAGTTTGATAGGAATAACAATagcaaagatttttttttttatagtaattaataacaaattatGATATAATCGAAGGGATCGACATAATTACCGATAAATTTCACAAATcgttatgtttttattttatttttactaaattaagGGATCTAATTCGggatgaaaacaaaattaatacacCATTCAATATCTATAAGAAGTCCCATTCAAGCAATGACAATTCAATTTTGATAAGAAAGTAGTGAATTCGAGTTTTTATTTCCCAATCTCATACCCATATATCTTTAATCTTTGATGGCTTTTAAGAGCCCTGGCATTGACTTCTTCAATGcatctttaaaaatttgaagaaatatagataaaatgatctatattaactttttcaaaaaataaaagtttgaattatgagttacagtaattttgagtatatattcaaatttaaagatgtactattcatcttcaaaagtaatattttattgtaaaaattactttaattactttgcttttcaattttcatttcttataattttcactTCCTTCGAACACCgtttcacttttattaattaaaaatatattattaattaatatgcagttagtgtaattataaaatataaaaaaattaaaaatattattattaaaaaaataatattatattattattttaattaatccaAGATTATGGCttaagtgattttaaatttatgaaaaatatgcattaaattttaaagacgATTTTGATAAAACCAATTATAATGCTCTGTCACCAAACAAAGGTTGAGTTCTCATGGGGAACCAACTCCACGTTGTAGCTTTCAAAGTCAGTCCAGACAGACACTTGCCCCTCGGATAATGGTATCACGGTACGAATAGAAACGacatttcttaaaaattcatctaaatttttttttttataatttaaagaaatagatacaagaagTAAATATTActgtattaaatattatttatagaaaagaaaaatcctaaTATTTAATATACTGAAATTCatgtgttatatttatttttctttagattataaaaagatattaaaatcaGAAAATCGTAATAAATCCCGAtcgatataattattttgattggtTGGTAGAAGCAAAAATGAATGCACCACAGCTGCAGATTATACTTGTTCGTCGTCATGGAGTGTGGTCCGCGTCAGTACAATTTCACAGGACTCGTCCACTTGCCGAGAgctttcttaaaagaaaatgttactTTTAACGCTCATCGTTTAGGTTAGAagatgagttataaataataataaaataaattataaataataataagatttgtaagttataattgatgaataataataaatagtaataagatgagttgagatgagttgtaaatcTAAACCAGACTATTTGATatcttattttgacattttctttatttttattttttatttttacttaatggttaataaagtaactattagtatattaatattttttttattttttttaaaaatattttaaaatgataaaaaaatatgaataaaaaattgaaaaaaaaaataaaaaggccaaTTTGGCCTAACGGTCACTTGGAGCAACGACAGAGTAGCACTGCTCTTTTAAGTAAATGGTCAACCGtactaaataaaagaaaatatataaggaATAATACTACTTTGTCCTCTCATTTTGCCTATTCATTTTGAcggttcatgtatttatttattttttatttactgattaagaaaaaaaaaaaaaaagggtttgaaACTCAAAGAACAACCTCTGCATAAAATGGGGTTCTATTCCTTCACAAAATCTACCATCAAAAGCAAAGATAATTTATGACTCAAGCTATCAATTACACCATCTAGATCTTTATCAACATGTAGCAGTTCTTGCCCTTGATGCCTCCACTTTGCCAATCAAGCCCAACAGAAACGGTCTTTTCCCATTTCATATCTGttgttgaggagagagagagagagagagagagcgagagcgagAATGAAAGGGTTCTGGGTTTTCTCGCAATATTGATCCTAATCAAAAGATATGGCAACCTCAAAATAGCTTGATATTTTTTGCAACCTTAGGAAAGAATATTTTATCCGTGAAGAGTCCTCGAATCAAAGTCATAGCAAGGAATTAATATTTCAATCATAACCTATCCTAGTCTATCAATAGCAGGTACACattaaaattaatgatattttttttaccttaaaTCTTATCATCATCAATCACACTTTGCTAATATTGgacattttaagtgattttatgTCAATTAATTGAATGAAAGTTATCTAAAATGCGTaacataataacaatatgatTATTAGAGATGGTAAAATTTACTATGAAAATTTATCTAACGCATGCTAAATCCATGGAGAAAGAGACAAGTGTACGTCATTGTGCAGTTTGAGGACACTTGTGAATGAATGAGATTCCATAAATTTAGGAGGAATTGAGATCCCATGAGCATGCTCGGAACAGCCTTTTTAGGgggaaaaatgattatttttgtaaattttgcaACAAAGTGACCAGCTGCTGTTACTGAACCAACACATGTCTCCCTCACGCTTCATGAAACATGTGGAAAAAATAATCAGGCATGGATTTAACTGATCTGAACAACGGCGCAAGCGCTGAAGATTATAAACAAATTTGCCGAATTGTAAGAAAATTGTACAGATTAAACGGTACGTACATCAGTGCATCTTTCTGAAGCAATACATGTGGTAATAATTGTCACATGCGAGCTATCAAACAAATGCTACCTCAACTAATACAAAAATGTGCTTACCCAGATGAACTTGCACAAGAAGTTAAGAACTCGTGCAAGCAGCCCGCACAAGGTCCCGGTAAATGTTTTTCTCTAATTATGCtcttaaaatagataatgaCAATAACAGAAGATAAAAAACCAACACAGTTGACAAATGTTATCGAGCACAAAACATGCAAGTGATTCTACTCAGAAAATAGCACAGATAAAAAAACCCACCTGCTGAGTGCTGACAACAACATACTTATTCTTAAAAAGTGCTTCTAGCTGTAACTCATAATAATCAGATCTGAGAAGTGAGAAGGCCCTCAGGTTGTGCATTAGTGCCTATAAACTGGCAGGTTCTGGGGTTTCCAACTTTGGGGCAACTATCTTACATATGGGCATTTTTTCATTCTTACTAAGAAGCTTCAAGGACGGATGCACCTCAACATCACACATGGATATTCTATCCTCAATGTCTAGATTGCTCACGTCCACCTCGATTTTGGAAGGAATGTGTTCGGCTGGACAAAGATATTTTAGACTAGTTCTTATCCTATTTAGTTGGCCACCTGCTTTGGCATATAAGAAACTGTAATCAGCATAAAAGTAGCAATAGAACAATAATTGAACACTGAAAATTCAAAacgagtttgtcaattgcttgcaAGAGATAGGAGGAACACGCTAAGCACTTGTCATGAATTAGAATCACATTAAAAACCAACCTGAATTAAAGTGAATACCTTCATTGAAGCATATCAGCATGGTTTGTTTACACAACTAATGGCTAGAAGTGATTGCAGCACAACGAACAATGTCAAAGTTAATAAGAATGAGCTAGATCTAAATCCCACCCCCAACCCccaaccaaaaggaaaaaaaaaaacctttaatcAAGTGAACAGCATCATCAAGTGCCTAAAGTCAAATCCCCACTCATGATGCCATTAGCTAAACTTCAACAATTGAGCTAAGCAAATGATCAGCAGTGTGCAATATGAAGAATGGCAAAAATTATCGAAAGGAAGCCTcatttttcattctcaaatttACCAGGACGTCATACCTGTGGATGCATTAGATAGAATGATAGGATCACGAAATTAATGACTTCTTTGAGGAAAGCAATGACTGAAAATTCCTTAAATGGATCAAAAGGCCCAAGGGCAAAAATCGTTTTGTCAAGTTCCGATAGATAAAAGATGTCCTATAGGTGCCTCATGCTTGAATGTGGATATTTTGCATTGTACCATCAGATTGGGGCACACAAGCAATTACAAGCGGTTCCTTACTCAAGTCCGATAGTTCAGCCTGTCATTTTGCTTTAGGCATACTGTAACTAAGACACTTCTCCACATAGACCCTAAGCTCAGAAAATCAAACGCTATGAACATATCAAAGCAATCAGTTCTAATAAATCTTTTGTCAAAAACAATGTTTTGAAACCTATAAGTAACATTTTTTGATGATGAGGAATCCTGGACACCGTGCAAGCCCGCAACACGTCTTTAACCCGGTCAAAGCCCAGACCCGTGTAACGTGTCCTTATCACACAGATCAGGTGTGGCctccagaaattgtttgcacccaagggtttgAACCTTGTACCCTGGAGGAAGCACACCACCAGACCAAAGCCctcaccacttgagccaacccctaggggttaaaaccaataaaaaagagtaataatccaaaaatcccacattttttcattttcaatcaaAATCAACAAGAGCATAGAGTCCTTTACATACAGCCCTAATGTGCAGCTCTGCCATAATGTACAACGAAAGCTAAAATCCGCAAATATCAACAATTTAAacgaagcaaaaaaaaaaaaaaaaaaaaaaagaacaaatagcGAAAATGACCTTTCTTAAGACCGGGACAAACATCTTCGCCTTTGAAAACAATGGGCACTTCAACCTTCAACTCCGAGCCTTCCTCCGCCCAAACAAAAACCAGATTCAATATCTTCCCAGTCTCTTCATTCCTGTGAATCTATCATCATAAAAGcaataaagaaataagaaaataaaagataaaataacaGAAAATTCTAGTGAAAGGAGGGAAAGCTTGGTTGGCTTGCCTTGATGGGGAGGACGGTTCCGGATTCAAGTAGGTGAGAGGATCCAGACCCAGCGCGGATCTGTAGCGGGAAGGTGGTGCAGTAGAAGAAGGGGAGCTCTACGGAATTGAGGATGGACTGAATCTGCTTTCTTTCGGTAGTGAGCAAACGCTTCTGGGAGAGCGATCGATCTTCAGAGCTGTTCTTCGGCTCGTCCTTTCGGAGGAGGAGCTGCTGGGAGAGCACCACAGCCGGGATCCGGCCCTGGGCTCTGTCCCTCGCCGAAACTCTGCTCCCGCTGCACTCGCGAGGGATAGCTTGGATCGTGTGGTACGAAGACGAAGGTTGAGCCGTAGGGCTCTTTGCCACCACGGTCCTCAGGTTGCTGGCTGCGGAGCGCCACCACTTCGCCATTTCCGGTTGCGGAGCGCCGAATGCCCTAGCTCGGACTCTGGCTTATGAGGGGTTTTGCTTTTGCTGCTTCAGGGGTTTAAGCTGTTGGGCTTTGAGAACATCGTATTTGTCGGGCTCAGTTAGGTCTGTATATCTCTACATCTCGGCCTAAAATATCAATGAATCAGGCTAATTTAGCCTCCGTTTGTTTTCTAAACTCAGTTCTgagtttagtttaattttaaattaaatttaatatctgaatatttaatttttaaattattaaactcatcctaactcaaaactttcttacACGTAGaacctacaactttttttaacttattacaTCTATATACGTGGAACTCactacattttttaatttctcataaaaagtaataaactaatattaatatccaaacacactttaaactcagcgTAGATGGGCTCCACATAATTCCCTCCACTACTCAATTTACTATTATTCgtaaataactcaactcaactcaatatctaaacgcaaccttatACACAATTAGGACTACAAATGAGCTTGTGAACAACTTGAGTTCGGCTTGTGTATACTTGATTTAACCTCGATTCATTTAATAAACGAGATATTcgtaaatattaatataactttGAATATTAAACAAGCAAAACTCATATAAACTCGACTCAACTCGATTTAGACTCGTATAAACTCGACTTGACTCGTTTGAGATCAATTTGAAACTcgtaatatgttatatatatatatatatatatatatatatattacatgtgagttataatttatatacttaattataaactattaatttatttatagtttaccttatttaatatatatgttatgttccTAAAATGTGTATatcataatttgtataataatatatcatacaactacaactattgatttattatattatctatatgtattaaatagtttaatttattacatttatcttatgtattattcttttaatttataactataagttacttttataaaaaagttataccaCGAGAATTTTGAATCAAAATTATTTAGTTGAATAGTTAaatggtttgaaatttttttttatttaaaatttttttattaatcaaaagataagattaaaaaatttcaaaataaaaaatcgagTTCGAgtcgtttgttttttttttagtcaagCTCGAGTCGAATTCAAACAACATTAATAGTTAACGAACCGAGTTCAAACAAGGATATTCAAGTTTTATTCAACTTCGAGCCGAGTTCAAGAGATCACACATGTTAATCGAGCTCGAGTACCATTGTTTGAATTTGAGTCAACTTGATTCGTTTACAGCCCTAGATGCAATACTccattgtaaaatatattattttaagtcAGTGAATAAAGTATATTTAGgcattgtttgttttcataacacatctcatctcatctaattatcaCAAAACGAGAccttaacatatttatataatttaatttaaaatataagtttaaaacttaaatattataaatcaaattttatcatttacaTAATGTGAAAAATGTActcttatatatacatatataagaaaataaaatgattttttttcaaatctagaATTTTAAAGTCCTTATATACTACATAATTACTTTAGATATTCTCTGTTTTGAAACAATGTCCAACTTCtcaaagaaagcaagaaatATCTTGTgtctaaaaataattacaaacttTTTGTTGCATGAAAATCAATgtctaaaaataattacaaaatttcttGCATGAAAAATCAATCCACATTCATTTTGTCCACATATATGCACTCTTTTAagattatttctattttaaggtctctacaccacacacaaTTTAcctgacataatttgatttagaagataaattttaaattttaaattttataaatcaaattttacaattttagtgatgtagataatatattttacacactaatttgataatagaataattcatcggttaatactaatagtttataACGAATACATGGTCGTATTCAAATATGAGGTCTATTAAGTCgctatacttgaaaaaaaaaaaccttaataatgttcctttttaaaaaaaaaaaaaatattttttcaatttaacataTTAGCACATTTTCTTGCAAATAGAGTTTTATGGTTTTATGTGATGAGTTATGTCATATGCCaccatctcatttcactttaatcatactatacaatgcaACATTACTATCAATCATTAAATATCTTTAAgataaagaatttaaaattttatacataatgTCTTATTAGTTACTTAGAGGGATGAGAATAAAAGGAGCGCGTATGAAGAGGGTAAAGCCTAAGAAGAGGGTAGCATGCACACCAAAGACACGTAGGAATTGGTAATCAATTTTATGGCCAAATAACTTGCAAAATGGAGAGACATTG
Above is a genomic segment from Juglans microcarpa x Juglans regia isolate MS1-56 chromosome 1D, Jm3101_v1.0, whole genome shotgun sequence containing:
- the LOC121249873 gene encoding 50S ribosomal protein L25, with product MAKWWRSAASNLRTVVAKSPTAQPSSSYHTIQAIPRECSGSRVSARDRAQGRIPAVVLSQQLLLRKDEPKNSSEDRSLSQKRLLTTERKQIQSILNSVELPFFYCTTFPLQIRAGSGSSHLLESGTVLPIKIHRNEETGKILNLVFVWAEEGSELKVEVPIVFKGEDVCPGLKKGGQLNRIRTSLKYLCPAEHIPSKIEVDVSNLDIEDRISMCDVEVHPSLKLLSKNEKMPICKIVAPKLETPEPASL